The Chanos chanos chromosome 3, fChaCha1.1, whole genome shotgun sequence genome segment GTGGACTTGTTTGGTCAAGTAACAAtgagtaaaagtgaaaatgtcTGTAAATTTCTCCTTACATATAAGTTGTGCATGTTTGGTATTTGTAAGCTGGAAAAAGAAGCACTTTCTGCAGATTTACATCATAACACAGATGTTACGGTCATGAGCTAGACTGCAACATTCTGCCCTATGGCATGTTTGAGAATCACTggtgcttttcattttcaacataCCATGGCTATTAGCCTTTCAATAACCCCCTGAACAACCCTGGGACTGGCCTGCAGGACTTCAGCTGCTCATAGCTCTATATATCTTTGGCTCACTCTGTGAGCCTTGCCTGAAAATGTAACTGAAGTTTGCCGAAATAATAAAGCTCTGCTTTTGGATAACAGTGCAGTATTGCGGAGAAACAAGACGGGTTGTGGCCAGGTGACATTCTTTTCGTGGAGCACACGGTGCTACAGGGCGCTTAGGGTTTGGCCCCGCCCACTTTTATTGGACTCATTAGACAGATAGCCCTTAGGGTGAGGCTGAAATATAAAATTAGGATTTAGCCATTTGGACATTCTCATGAAATcaaccaagcaaaaaaaaaaacaaccttggAGCAGAACAGTACTACCACTGGATTAATGTACAGTGCAAAAATTCTCATTCAAATCTAGAACCTGAAATCTGAATAGAAACACTGGAGCCAcgaactcaaacacacacggcCTGGCACATTGAGTGAATAATTCACAGAGGACTAACATTTACagatttaaacaacaaaaaagtggtCTTGCTGACCATAccagaggaaataaataaatagttagAAAGTCAAATccactttaaaaacaacataagTGTGTTTTATAGATTACAAAGCACTTATCTGATTGCTTATGTGTTATTTCCCTCTGCCTGCAACAAATAGTGAATCTCACAGAAGTTAAACTCGCGATGACAGACGTTATACAACAAAACatatgccttttttcttttgtttcttttttcttttaatttttcctttttttacatgaaatgcacatgttaaatgaatatcACTTTTCAATGGCCTCACAAAACTATTTTACCAAAGGTTGTGCACTTGTTTTGAGTAAAGAGCACTTTGGGAAAAAACGGAAGACGTCTGAGATGAGATGAATGGACCGGCATCACTCAGAACAAAACTTGCTCCTGTAGTGATGACTATGACAGGAAATGACTACAGTACTACTACattaataaaagagagagagagagagagagaaagagagagagactgcatgcAACCAAGTAAAGTGTTATAAAAAGAGGAGCTAAGAAAGTTGCTTTACCTCAGGCAAATTAAGGATTTCCATTCCTTATTGTGTTCTCAGGATCTCTTGGATACAAAGATGTCACATTTTGTTTAAGTTTAGAAAATACAGTCTGTTATAACTGTGTCAAAAAGGGAGTGATCCGGTATATAGAAATGAAAAACGATATTCCTGGATTTagcaaaaattaaacaaaacaaacaaaaaaaaaaaaaaaagaatcatcaGTAGCGGGGTTGAAAAAAGCTACTGTTATCAGCATTCACACAGTAATGTTATGTCTCAGCCTTGACTCCCGCAGGAGGAGAGACTGTCATATAAGGAGTCACTGAGGGACTCAGGAGTCTCTAGGATCTGGGGCTGACTTGGGGAAAGAGCATCATCAGGCCTTTCCTTAACCGTCTCTGCTCCCATGTCTCGGTTCGCAGGGGAGCGACCCTTCCCTCTGCCAGCATTGGCGGGCTGACAGAGGCTTTTCAGATCACCCTCGAGACCAACAGATGGATCACCAGTCTTggtaatgaatgaaagaaaggagacaCATCAATCAGTAAGAGAGAATTTTGAACTGTATGAAAAGGCGTGGGgtggagtgggagagggagCTGAAGCATTCTTTTGAAGTTCTCATCAAAGTAATAAACGGTTAATATTTATAAATGCTTGTAGTTAGAATCTGCAGTGTTTTGAGTAGGCTAGTTACTGCTGGCACATCTCTGTAAAGATAAACTCACCTTTCGAAATGAAGTCCTATGGCTGACCGGATCCACTCCCTCTCGGAGCCCCAGGTATGTCTCTGATCGCTCACCTTTGGGGAAAGTCCAGTTCTTTGTGGGAGCTGCATCGGCATATGTCGCAGAAGAAGAATAACACTTTAAATTATTAAAGCATTCAAGTAActctgaaaataataataatgttttattataaattttattataaaataatacattttattattttataataaaaGAGACTGGAATCTATAAACTATTTaaccaataaaagaaaaacaggcattactatacattttacaaactgtATTGCATATTTTACTGTGGCTGATATTTTTATCAAGCAAAATAGTACGATAACATTAACTTCTCTAATACATTAGCCCTATTTTATGAGTTTGTTTCTGAATGATTTATCAGAGAAGACAACAATTAGAGTAGagtaataaattattattataattagtaataaaaaacaaatactgcccacccacacagatacacatacatacacacacacacacacacaaaggccatACAGTCAGTGGTGTATATTTGATCTGatgcttagtttttttttttgttttgttttatttatttgagggGAAATGAAGCACTATGTATATCCAAAGTCAACATTATGCATTGATACAGAAATGTCAGAAGGAAGCTGACACCCTTCTAATGATTAGAGTGGTGACAGAAGACATTAACCTGGACCTCATGACACCCTGCTGAATAAGGCACCGCATGCCACTGTCAGCTCGGTCTCATGAACCCGATGGCTATGGTGAGGCATTTCAGCTACAAATTCTTCAGACCCTCTCCAAATTCAACACTTCAACCATGGCATAGACacttaaagtaaaaaaaaatggaacttgGATCTTAGAGTAACAAAGATGTGTTCCATTGAAAAATTCAAGGTTTTATTTCCTAATTCAGAATTTGGTACATATCAGTTTGATACATTGTTTCAAAGAATACCTTCATGAATGAGGTTGGTAATCTGGTTAGTTGAGCTTTCCCTTTCCATCACATCCTTGTTGAGATCTGAGGAATTCTCTTCAGGTCCCAAAATATATCCTTCCTCTAGAGAAGAGAGCTCCTTTTCCAAGGTCTTTGCTTTCTGTGGATTCCTCGTTCCTGAGCCATGTTTTCCCTTGGAAGCAGAGGAGTCATGGTCACTCTGTGCTTTTATTTTGGGGATACTCTTGCTGGTAGCATTAGCGCTGTAGTCAGGGAGAGGGAAAGTGCCAATGCCACTGTCAAGGGTGTGTGTCGAAATGGCAGAGCCTGAAAGAACAAACAAGGAGGGCTTAGTGTAAAAAGACCAATGTGTTATATGCTCTGATCAACATCAATTGAAACTTTAACAATAACAGAGATACAGCAACTGGAATATTTGctaaactgtcaatcaaaaattCTCAGATCAATAAGCATGTAATCCCATGTGCATGTAACGCCCATGTATGTGTCATATAAGGTTCCTCTGAATGTCACATACATGACAGAAGATAATCCATTGCttgaaaacacaaactgcaATTACCCATAACACAGTCTATTTTAATCCCAGTGCCCACATATTGACAAAAGTCAACCATGGTCTTATCCATGGACTAACTGCAAAATGACAAACACTATCACAAACATGCTCACAACTGTCCAGGGCACCCTGAAACTCAAAAACCATGGTTCTGAAGGGTTGGTCATTAAGCATTTTTTACTCTTCTGTTGACGTTTCAGAAAGCTgttcttttaaattttaatggTAGCACTGTCTGAGCATTAAAACATCTAGACTTTGGTCTTGAAGCCTGTCTGGATTCAGGCTTTTCAAACAATTCTCAGTACTAAGGTAGCAAATACCTCCAAAATGCTGATGATGAATGGACTCCGGCAAGTTCTCATCCGACATGACTTCACCTTTGCTCACCAAATTCGATGTCTGAGAGCAATCAAAACAATCATGCAGTTATGTATCACTGAATCATATTCCAGTGAACTTAAATCTATAAATggcattatacacacacatatttatcaCTGACTGACAAACTTGGATCTATAATAATCATCAAAGAAAAAGTGTTGGAATGTTTCAGAGTTCTACCTTTCCTATGTCCCCAGTGCTACTGGTCTGGTTAACGATGCTGTTGTTCTGGCTGAACATAGGCCTAGATTTGCAATCAAATGAGAGGCGTCGATGTGCCATACCATTGTTCCCGTTGTCTTTACCGTCAACCCttccaaaacaaaatcaaaatacacCTTTTATACAgcaaaatttatttttaagaaataaaaaatttaaGTAAAAATCTACAGATTATCTACAATTAAGACAAGGCTTTTTCCATATGAGTAAAAGAAACCTTGCACACAGCTGAATGCAAACTTAATGTTTTTATTCACCGGTTAAGTAGTTGTTGCATAAAGTTGTCTGATGGCACTCCTCTGTACATGACAGACAGGTGTCCTTGAGACTGATCCATAACCACCTCACACGAATGGCCTTTTCCTTGTCTGTCTAAGCCAATGCCATTCACATATGCTCGTTCTTCCTCTAGGGCCTTGTGCAGGTCTTCTGCTTTCTCCATCAGCATGGAAATGTTCAAGCTTTGCCCCTCTGACTTAGTCTTGGTTCCCACCTTAGCATCCTTGCCAGCAGAAGATATATTCAACTTCCATTCTTTCTTGTCATTGACTTTTGACGACTCTGGTTTCCGACTAAGTGCTGGCAACTTGCTTTTACGCAGTCCAAACCAGTTTGCAATACCATTGGAGGTTTTCTGTTTAACCTCAGAACCTTGCCCCTTGTCTTGCTCTTGCAGTTTAAGTACATTTTCTTCAATACCTTTCATAACTTTCTGCTCAATGGCTGACTGGGGGCTAGAGGCAGAGTGCCTCTTATCCTCAATTATATCAGTAGGCTTTGGTGACGGCTGAGGGAGACTTTCTGCAAATGAAGCAATTTTCTTCTTATTTGCTCTAAGCTGACTCCTGTCCTCGGATTTAGACAAATACTTTTGGAACTCTTGCGTGGGTTTCCCATCTCGGTTTATGGACGGCTGAATTGTTTTTGTGGGTGATTTAAGAGGGTATTTGTTGGGGCTGGCACTTTGGGGACTAAATAATATTTTCCCATTATATGAAAGGTTTTGAGATGTTGTGGATTTGACATAGCTTCGTGAACCTTGCGATACCTCCACGTTGGCGGCTAGTGTAGCTGTCTTGGATTTAGGACTTTCTGGCTTCCCAAAGAATATTCTAGATGATGGTGTATCTGGTTCTGCTTTAGAGATTGTGATGTTGGATGGAATAAGTTTGACCTCTTGCTCATGGGACTGCAAGGAACCAGGATGCTTAGCCATAGAGCTTCCATCAAGAGAATCTGTGTTATTAGAGTGTCTATGTGCTCCTGAAATGCAATCAGGATTTATTTCAGCTGTTTCACTTCTTTCACGTGCTGGTGATACTACACTTAGCTGAGGCTGGCCCTCTGGCTTGTTCAAAGACTGTGAGGAAACTGATGACTCTTCGGTGCTTCTTAACTTGCCAAGTGCTGCAAGCCTCTCTTTGAATGAGTGACTGGATTCTCCTGAGTGTCGTCCCACACCTGTTTTCTTGGGAATAGGTGGTGGATCATTCCTTTTAGCAGCATCAACAGATTCTGAGCTCTGTGTAGTGTCATCTTTATCAGTCTCATCTTTTTCTTGGTCTCTGCCTCTCATGATGTTCCCAATGTTAGATAGAGTCTTGTTTGAGGAGGATTTATTAGGTAGATCGCTGTAATTAACTTGTTGCAGCCATACAGGACTGTCAGGTTTCTCATCTTGATCTGATGCATCAGAGGAAAGTGAAGGGACCTTCTGATTGATATCTGACAGACTCTCAACCATAAAGTTTCCTtgcttctctttcatctcttctctgtttgaACTAGTGTAATGGATAGACGAGCTCACCTGTTCAAGTAACTGAGATACCTCAACGCCACAGGGGTTGAGGAGGTTTGAGACATTCTCATAGTTTGGAACTTTCTGGGTATTCTTCAGTGCATTAGAGGTTTGAACAACTTTGGCTCCTCGACCAGCTTTAGGTATACTGTATACAAGTTCTTTTATAAGTGGTGTAGGAGGATCATCGGGTTGTGGTGGAGAAGTTGGCGCAGAGTGTGCAGAGGGGTAAGTCTCAGATTTAGAGGATGGTGGCTGCTTCAGCCTCTCTGTTGTAGTGGCTTTACGAGCTGCAACTGGTGAGTGGTGGATCTCATAATTGTTACTCCGACAAGGAATCTTTGAGTTACGCGTTAACTGTGGACTAAGGTGGACAGGATTAGTTGTCTGTGCCCGTTCCCCAAGTGCAGGTATCTTGAGAAACTTGAGAAGCTTTGAGGGGGAGGCCTTGACCTCACTAAGGCATGACACAGGGTTGGGGCTAACGGCAATCTTTGCTCTTGCTAAATCCTGTGGAGTGTTGTCTTTCATAGGGACAGAGATATCATCCAGGACTTCTGAAGCAGTGTGATTCTCACTGGGGGAGAATAAAAGCCCTTTGTGAGTGGGTTCACCACTGTTTAAGTCACAGTATGCTGCCTGGAAGTTTTCTTTCAGTCCAAGAGTTGGCAGCTTTGAAGCCCTAGAGAACACTCTGTGATCCCTCTCAGTGTCTATTTTAAGCAAGCATTCATCATCTCTTATGACTTTCTCAATGCTCTGGGGCACCACTGGGTTTATGTGCCTTAGGTCCTTTTCCAGCTGAACAACATTAGCTGTAATTTCTAAGTGCTCATTACTAACCCCTTCCTCACAGATGTTGCCAGTCAGCTCCTTGGGCAATTGGGAATCCAGCAAAACACTATCTGCCATTCTATTTTTATCTGTAATTTCCACGTCTTTAAGGGACTGAGAATCAGCGTGAGTACATTCAGAACTTCGGTTCTTATCTCCGTCTGCAACAGACAGGTGAAGATAAGTATCTGGAGCCACTGATGCCTGGGGATCCTTGGATAGATCATGCCTGTTCTCCCCTGGGAGGGTGGATGCTTCACTTGACTTCCTGTTTATGAGGGGCTCATCAGCACCATGAGCAGGCTTGACAAGGCCCTGCAACTCTGTGTTCTCTTGATTATCTGGCCGAGCCAAGTTGAGGTTATCGATGGTTAAGGGGTTTGAAGTGCAACAGTTGTGGCTATTTTTGGCGAAATCTATTGGATCCTTGTTGGATAACATTAGACATGTGCAACAGCTCCCACACTTGAAACCATTATTCCTTCCGCTGTTCACATGCTGATGTGTGCAGGATTCTGAACAAGAACTGGGACAGGAGTAAATCTTGGGGACACTAGATCGTGATGAGCTGTCCCTGCAGGTTAACACGGCTTCTTTAGACATCAGGACCTGACTATAATCACACAGTGAGGGGTGAGAATGGTGGAACATCAGAGGATCAGTCTCTTCCAGCTTGCGGAGGACTTCTAGTATATGTGCTTTCTTCTTCATGAATGGAGACAGAGCCTCTATAGATGTGGCAGAGGCTTGAGCATCAGGTAAACAATTTTGTGTGCATTCTCCATTACCCTGTGGTGGTAATAACACAGTAAACCAATTATAGACACATTACAGAAATACTTTGAGGCTGATGTGGGATATTAAGGAGATGTTTGGATGGTATTTGGACAGTTCGGGCACTGACCGGATGGTGGCAAGGCAAATGGAATTTTGAGAGCCAGCTAATGTTCAGACAGGTTGACACCACTGATGCACTTAAAGAATTTGACCTTTTAAAGGCTGAGTATGTCCTCACCTTGATTTGTGCACTCTTCTGGGTCTCTAGCAGCTTGTTAGCATCACTGTATTGAAGTTCGACAATATGTTCCAAGCAGGGTCCAGACTATATAGAGATTAAAACAAAGTTATGCTTAAGGAAAGATCCACTGAATTTCCACATAGAACtacaaaagttaaaaaataatgaaaacccTAACAGACAAAGGAAATGCCCAGATAGAGGCATGTAGCACTATTGTTCCgctagaaaaaaaacatcttttgatGTCTTATTGATGATGGAGGAAAATTAAATCTCATATGACATTTGAATAGTTGATAATAGTTGAGTTGGGCTGAGATCTAGTGACCAAGACAGCTTTGACCTATTGATATAtatcattttcatgtttgtcaTATAATTCAGTGACCACTTGTGGATGGGGAGGCATTTAGATCCTGAACAAGACAACTACCAAAAGGATCGAAATGTTTCACAGTAGGATAATGGGAGATCACCGAAAATAGCTTTGTATTCATTGGCATTTACCTTGCCATCTGAGGGGTGAGTGAACCTAAACCACATTTGGAAAATGCTCcccagacaaagacaaggctGCCAGAGCCATTCAGTATGGGAGACAAGCCCTCAGTCCTGTAGCTTTTCTTCTTGGCATATTCAACACATGTACTTCTCTGATTGCAGGGAACAGGGTGAAGTATGAGTCATCTAACCATATGACCTCTTTCCCATCACTCAGTAGACCACAGTATTTATTCTTTGCACCACTTTATTCACTAACATGCATTTTTAGATGTAACAAGGAGTTTACGCATTTCAGGCTGATCAGTGTATGCTTCACTGTTCACTGGAGTTCTCATCGGTTCTAGATGAATCTGCCAATCTGCCCTAGTTTGATATTTGCAGTGATTTAGAactgcttgtctgttttttcctaCCATCTCAAACCAAAGGAGGCATCACGGTGGAGGGGTATGCGAattcacacactcaacacttGATTCTAGTTGATGTCTTTACCACAGACCTCTATGATAACAAGCTCTGCCATAGCCACTGCTCCTTGTGAAACATGAGCGAGCTGAGCAGTCTTCACTACTGAGGTCTCTTTCAGTCACTGAGAACTCTTACTCCAGCTACGGTAGCCCAAGTACTGGGAGATGGGCCTGACTGCCATTTTAATTCAAAGCTTGATGGAATGTTAAATGTTTGAAGTCAGGAGTCACACGTATGTGGCAACATTTGCTTTCAATATACTGTGAAACCATAGCTTACTCatctgtttcctttattttggcagtgaCCTGAGCTTGCAATGAACTGTAAAGAGAGCTGAGCTGTCTTCATTGCTGAGATCAACATGCTACTACAATCACAATAAGGAGTTAGTCTATTGATTCAATCTTCTGAATGAGATAATGGGACAAGCTTCAAAGTCATGTTTTGAAAGATGTAGGCTACTACGCAAAACAATGCAAATGGTACAAACAGTTATCACAGTATATATGACTTGACATAGAGAGTAAAGACAAGCAGTTAGTtgtaatttcttcatttttctcaaaaATATACCTGCAGGTGGACACATGATTGACTGTGGAGTTTCTCTTGGAGTAGTTCACACAGAGTTCGGTTCTGTCTCTCCAAGTCAAATACACGCATCTTCAACTTAATGCATTCCTCTCGAAGATCCTGCAAAGGGCAAACACAGGCATACATACAATATGGGTTGTTAGCTACTACAATAATACCAATATTAACCAGCAGGGTTAACATGTATGTAAAAGAGATTTGAATTTAATGGGAAGTACTTCACCTTCTGGTTGAGCAAAGCCTGGACAACATGGTTGGCCACCTAGTTAAAACCAAAATTACACTGAATGATTTTTGCATGGTACAGTAAAACATCTTTAATCTATATTTACAAAGACAAATTCAGTAAGTCTGTGTAAGAACAATATATTTGTCAAGACTCTAGTAAAGTAACTGAGCGAGCAGGGAAAACCTTAACAATCACTCTGCTGTAGGGGAGACATGTGTTACATTCTGTGTGTCCAGATCTCACCTCATCCAAGCATCTTTCATAGGCTTCTCTTTGACTCTCATTTgccagagaaagagcagagttCTCAGCCTGTTTCAAAATAGATGTGAGGTATTCATCAGGCATATGAAAGAGATAGGGACGTGCAGAATCTGTTGGATGTGTGAGGTATTCCGTAGTCGATTCTGACTCACCTCtagttctctcactctctcaagAAGCTCACTGCTGCTCTCTTCCTCTAAGTAAGATTCAAGGTCCCCTTCCTCAGACTCAAAGTCCTCACTGAACACTTTCTGTTGTGCTTCTTCAGACATCATCTTCACctaaagaataacaaaaaacaaaagtatataCATTATTACTTGAAGTGGAAGAAAACATAATTCAGTTAAAACTACTGATTTTACAAGGATTGCCCACCTTAGAGCGGTACACTGGTGAACTGCTTTTTTAAAAGTTCTTAGGTGAAAAACAACACTAATGTAAACGGCAGAGGATATCTAAGAAGTTTGTGGTTTTACCACgtaaaaatgtggaaaaattaGACAACGGagttaagttaaaaaaaaatccacaagtTGAGCATCACTTTTAAACATCTGCTGACTGCTTTAGATAGATCCTGATGTGTAAAATACTGACTGAGAGACGAAGAAAGTGTTGTGTGATTGCTTGTTTGACAGCCAGGGTTTCCATAGCAGGCCAGCCCTGGATTAGACTACAGGAGCTTATTAGTGGTGTCATCAGAGAGGATTAGTGTGAACTAAGAGTTCTAATCGCAGTAGTAGAGGTTTGCCAGAACACAACCCTCTAGCTCCTGTTTAGCCTCTCTCAGTGACAAGGGCACGGGAAATGTGTATCATGACCTAAATAAGTTTATCTGAAGAGCAAGGACTCTTTGCTGCTAACCCCTTAGGAAGAAATAAAAGGTCGCCACAGTATGGAACCCTTTTGAAACCAACAGTAGTCTGACAAAGAAATTAGGTTAAGCTGGCCTACTGCAGGTGTTGACGTATGCTGGCACCAATGCTGTGACTTAATATCAGCgtaacatgttttatttatagtgTTGCCATCAAATTATTACAAACTATAACCTTGACCCCATACTGGCAGGGTCCTGCTGGTCCAAATCCAATCTTCCCTGTGGTCACAGGGTCATAAACCTGACCTTGATATATAGCCCCACAATGGAGATAGCCAACATGTATCCTATTTCAAGAcagtaaacataaaaacaatatGCATGTTTGGGGCTTTTGATTGAGTATCATATTATATTGCGTACATTAACAGCAGCCACGGAACATTCCTACTTTATATTGGGAACAGTGAAACACTGATTACAAACCAGACTGACTGTGACTCATTTCATCAAAAAATATTTCCATAAGCCACATACATACTAACTGCTCTAAAAACCtgcttgaaatattttcataacGTTTCATTTCAAGATGAATTTACACAAACTTTAATACATCTTTTTCCCTGTTAGACACCTCCATGCCTTCTTTACAGAGTGGTAGGTCAGAATTCATTGTAATTATTTTAAGGTACTTGCCTCAGTAAAACGCATTaaactgtatgtaaatgtgatAACATTCATCTCTATAAATGTTCTAACGTGCAGCTATTCTACATGACATCGTTGAGTTGATTTTTACCGATTTTCTTATCTATCCGTGGTTTATTTTAGtctcagaaaagaacaaaaacaaaagcagaaatgatGAGATCAAAAATGTTTAGGAGAGATATGGATCAGAACACACTTCAATTCTCTTTCTACTGACAGTGATGGTGCTAGGAGCAAGACTTAAGGACAAACCCAACAGAAGATGCACTGTTCCCCTCTGACACTATAGTACCAGGATACTCTTTCCACCAAAAGATGAACGGACCAGCTGTAGGAAACATTTCAACTGTGAATTAAGGCAGTGCTATGAATCCAACTCACATAACACTAGgatgttttaatatgtttggTAGCGGCTCAGAATatcacaaacattttattgGCATGGATGGATAAAACCCTGACTATGAGTAGTACATAAAACAATACACGACAAAAAGAGTCAAGAGAAAAATGGCTAGCTTATTGAatatacactgtgtgtctctgtttgtgcaGTGTATATtcaataagtgtgtgtgtgtatatatatatatatatatatatatatatatatatacacacatacatatatagatagatagatatagatagatatagatagatatagatatatagatatctatacacacacacacacacacacacaatgcattctTCTGAATCCTTCTTTTCTTGAATAAAACATTaagctacatttttttttaaagaaaatagcCCTAAAGGCAATAGAGGCTTTAAAATCATCTTTGGTCAAAGCTGCTCAGTACTCATCTAGAATCAATTTCACCATTAACCTCACAGTAGACggaaataatgagagagaaacatgattGCTGTTATAGCCCGTCTTCCGCCCATAACCCCACTAAAACCTCTGTAATGTCACATTAGggcaaaaagcagagacaaagaCTGTCACTTCCCTGTGGAGTTAAGTAAAAAttccacacacaccaacagccttgtgcatctttctttttttgtctctgaatcACTGGCAGCAATGAAAAATTAACAGATGAGTAGGCCAGTTCCTCTGAGACAGGAGCTGAGATGTCTCATTTCAGGCGTCTGGAATCATGTTGGCTGTGCCACGCAAGCAACTGGTCTAAGGAGCCAAGTCAGCTTCATGGGATTCCCCTCAGCTATCCCGACTAGAGCGACGTCATAGTTAACTACCATTTCCATCGGACACATCAAGGACACAACATTGCAAATTCCCCTAAAGATCCACTAAACAATTTTTGGCTGTTACTGTGTTTGACCCTCACAACATTACTCACAGAGCTCTATCTGCAGGACACTACAACAGGAATACAGCCACGTTCACATCGAGTCATTTTGTCTGTCTAGCAatacagacccccccccccccgccaattAATTCAGGTCATCTGCCTCTTAATTCTTTATTTTCCATAATGCATCACTGCCCCTTTCAGTACAACACAGATACCTTGAGTACTGAATGGCAAACCCATCATAGGTGACAAAATTCATTCGCAAGATACCACTGACCGTGAAAAGCACTGTCAGACACTGTCAGAGCAAACACTGGATGAAGGGACATGAATAAGAGGACTCCATAACCATACCTGCAAAGTGAACAGAGGTCTTGCAAGTCTGGGAGTTCACCTAAGATCATTTTTGATCAGAGCTAAAGCATTAAATCTTCACTTCCACATAGTCTTTAGGGAGAATACAACTAATCCTTTTAGCTCATGTCAAGGCTGAGTGGGATTAGCATCATTTTGCATCTGGCCAAACTCAAGATTTGTGCTCCAGTTAAT includes the following:
- the nckap5l gene encoding LOW QUALITY PROTEIN: nck-associated protein 5-like (The sequence of the model RefSeq protein was modified relative to this genomic sequence to represent the inferred CDS: substituted 1 base at 1 genomic stop codon), producing MMSEEAQQKVFSEDFESEEGDLESYLEEESSSELLERVRELEAENSALSLANESQREAYERCLDEVANHVVQALLNQKDLREECIKLKMRVFDLERQNRTLCELLQEKLHSQSCVHLQSGPCLEHIVELQYSDANKLLETQKSAQIKGNGECTQNCLPDAQASATSIEALSPFMKKKAHILEVLRKLEETDPLMFHHSHPSLCDYSQVLMSKEAVLTCRDSSSRSSVPKIYSCPSSCSESCTHQHVNSGRNNGFKCGSCCTCLMLSNKDPIDFAKNSHNCCTSNPLTIDNLNLARPDNQENTELQGLVKPAHGADEPLINRKSSEASTLPGENRHDLSKDPQASVAPDTYLHLSVADGDKNRSSECTHADSQSLKDVEITDKNRMADSVLLDSQLPKELTGNICEEGVSNEHLEITANVVQLEKDLRHINPVVPQSIEKVIRDDECLLKIDTERDHRVFSRASKLPTLGLKENFQAAYCDLNSGEPTHKGLLFSPSENHTASEVLDDISVPMKDNTPQDLARAKIAVSPNPVSCLSEVKASPSKLLKFLKIPALGERAQTTNPVHLSPQLTRNSKIPCRSNNYEIHHSPVAARKATTTERLKQPPSSKSETYPSAHSAPTSPPQPDDPPTPLIKELVYSIPKAGRGAKVVQTSNALKNTQKVPNYENVSNLLNPCGVEVSQLLEQVSSSIHYTSSNREEMKEKQGNFMVESLSDINQKVPSLSSDASDQDEKPDSPVWLQQVNYSDLPNKSSSNKTLSNIGNIMRGRDQEKDETDKDDTTQSSESVDAAKRNDPPPIPKKTGVGRHSGESSHSFKERLAALGKLRSTEESSVSSQSLNKPEGQPQLSVVSPARERSETAEINPDCISGAHRHSNNTDSLDGSSMAKHPGSLQSHEQEVKLIPSNITISKAEPDTPSSRIFFGKPESPKSKTATLAANVEVSQGSRSYVKSTTSQNLSYNGKILFSPQSASPNKYPLKSPTKTIQPSINRDGKPTQEFQKYLSKSEDRSQLRANKKKIASFAESLPQPSPKPTDIIEDKRHSASSPQSAIEQKVMKGIEENVLKLQEQDKGQGSEVKQKTSNGIANWFGLRKSKLPALSRKPESSKVNDKKEWKLNISSAGKDAKVGTKTKSEGQSLNISMLMEKAEDLHKALEEERAYVNGIGLDRQGKGHSCEVVMDQSQGHLSVMYRGVPSDNFMQQLLNRVDGKDNGNNGMAHRRLSFDCKSRPMFSQNNSIVNQTSSTGDIGKTSNLVSKGEVMSDENLPESIHHQHFGGSAISTHTLDSGIGTFPLPDYSANATSKSIPKIKAQSDHDSSASKGKHGSGTRNPQKAKTLEKELSSLEEGYILGPEENSSDLNKDVMERESSTNQITNLIHEGILXNNCYSSSATYADAAPTKNWTFPKGERSETYLGLREGVDPVSHRTSFRKTGDPSVGLEGDLKSLCQPANAGRGKGRSPANRDMGAETVKERPDDALSPSQPQILETPESLSDSLYDSLSSCGSQG